In a single window of the Campylobacter fetus subsp. testudinum 03-427 genome:
- a CDS encoding RNA-binding protein (Pfam match to PF00076.18 RRM_1), translating into MINIYVGNLSYRMTESELREVFSSFGEVTRAKIVKDKETNRSKGFGFVEMSSDEQAKKAIEGTNGKDVGGRALRVNEARPRD; encoded by the coding sequence GTGATTAACATTTATGTTGGTAATCTGTCATATCGTATGACGGAGTCTGAGCTTAGAGAAGTTTTTAGTAGTTTTGGTGAAGTTACACGCGCAAAAATTGTAAAAGATAAAGAAACAAATCGTTCTAAAGGTTTTGGATTTGTCGAGATGAGTAGTGATGAACAAGCAAAAAAAGCTATTGAAGGAACCAATGGCAAAGACGTTGGCGGTAGAGCACTTAGAGTAAATGAGGCTAGACCAAGAGATTAA
- the putA gene encoding proline dehydrogenase / 1-pyrroline-5-carboxylate dehydrogenase (bifunctional~Pfam matches to PF00171.18 Aldedh, and to PF01619.14 Pro_dh) encodes MINKTIELASELQNKIVQNISKHEKVFHQKMRKLLLNPQNKVMLIELLDRSFRCKDKKSSFELIQYTLNKYGIADFFTSYERFLLLAFLNLGKFMPDISVPFFISHLRNETKDMVLDANEHSLKKHIELRNEDNITLNINLIGEEVLSEAESLYRIQKYEEAIKSKYITYISIKITTIFSQINIIDFEYSKKEIVKRLDRLYQLALEEEKISGVSKFINLDMEEYRDLELTVEAFMDSISKFNIKAGIVLQAYIPDSYHYLQRLFAFSKERVLKGFAPIKIRLVKGANKQSEEVISSQKGWALPTFDRKIDTDSNYKKMLDFVLSNDNYKFINIGIASHNIFEIAHAYIKIKEAGATESFSFEMLEGMSIQCSYELSKLHDIILYAPVCSEEHFNNAVAYLVRRLDENSSTDNFMRYFFNLEVGSREWNIQKELFLKSIDNISNIDNSARRTQDRNVNSRTNSSYDEFENEPDTDFILAKNRKWAQDIKSKFENMQNLEIYPVAKDILKTDDMDSYKVFDKSLNRKIGTVHLANTEQINSALKVANESNYSDLSHDEIYKILSKAAEIFRQKRGDLIGIAALEVGKTFLELDPEVSEAIDFLEFYPHSLKKLKNEYQNIKFTPKGVGVVIAPWNFPIGITTGTIAAPLAAGNRVIYKPSSLSAITGYKICEYFWEAGVPKDALIFLPAQGALISEHLLTQDSVKFTILTGSEDTAKTILEANPCLMLSAETGGKNATIVSKMADKDQAIKNVIHSAFSNSGQKCSATSLLILEEEVYNDNNFKKSLVEAASSLQIGSPFELKNRLAALASKPSTKLIKAINELKSYEQWALKPQFINDNPHFMTPAIKYGTKEGDFTHMTELFAPILTVMCAKDLNHALHLANSTGYGLTAGFESLDEREWEVFHQNIEAGNIYINKPTTGAIVLRQPFGGVKKSAIGFGRKVGIYNYITQFTDITEDGYDINLKPCDISDKLEKLDIQNYESNVLKSLKELSFIAKSYAYHNENEFKTKKDYVNIIGEDNIFSYTKVKNTGYRISKDDSLRDIFAIIIAHEILEIPLYISFEENINMQIVLKIADALGIVLNLKQEDLVDFSKKIPEFDRIRYLSKASKNDIIYQKAAKNAKIVANAKPLSNGRFELLYYHNEKSLSISYHRYGNLGARALKNIKG; translated from the coding sequence ATGATAAACAAAACAATAGAGTTAGCAAGTGAGCTGCAAAATAAAATCGTGCAAAATATCTCTAAGCATGAAAAAGTTTTCCATCAAAAAATGAGAAAACTCCTGCTAAATCCGCAAAACAAAGTAATGTTAATAGAGCTTTTGGATCGCTCATTTAGATGCAAAGATAAAAAATCCAGTTTTGAACTCATACAATACACGCTAAATAAATATGGTATAGCTGATTTTTTCACTTCTTATGAGAGATTTCTACTTTTAGCTTTTTTAAATTTAGGTAAATTTATGCCTGATATCAGCGTTCCATTTTTTATATCTCATTTAAGAAACGAAACAAAAGATATGGTTTTAGATGCCAACGAACATAGTTTAAAAAAGCATATAGAACTAAGAAATGAGGATAATATAACATTAAATATAAACCTCATCGGAGAAGAAGTCCTTAGCGAAGCAGAGAGTTTATACCGGATACAAAAGTACGAAGAAGCGATAAAATCAAAGTATATAACATATATCTCCATCAAAATAACCACTATATTTTCTCAAATAAACATTATAGACTTTGAATACTCTAAAAAAGAGATAGTAAAAAGACTAGATAGGCTCTATCAGCTGGCTTTAGAAGAAGAAAAGATAAGCGGAGTTTCTAAATTTATAAATCTCGATATGGAAGAGTACAGGGACTTAGAACTCACTGTAGAAGCTTTTATGGATAGTATTTCTAAATTTAATATAAAAGCAGGAATCGTCTTGCAAGCTTATATCCCAGATTCATATCACTATTTACAACGATTATTCGCATTTTCTAAAGAGCGCGTTTTAAAAGGATTTGCGCCGATAAAAATTCGTCTTGTAAAAGGTGCAAATAAACAGAGCGAAGAGGTGATATCTTCTCAAAAAGGGTGGGCTCTGCCAACATTTGATAGAAAAATAGATACTGATTCAAATTACAAAAAAATGCTTGATTTTGTATTAAGCAACGATAATTATAAATTTATAAATATCGGTATCGCTAGCCACAATATATTTGAGATAGCTCATGCTTATATCAAAATAAAAGAAGCCGGCGCGACTGAGTCATTTAGTTTTGAGATGTTAGAAGGTATGAGTATCCAATGCTCGTATGAACTATCAAAACTACATGATATCATACTTTACGCTCCTGTTTGCAGTGAAGAGCATTTTAATAACGCAGTCGCATATCTAGTAAGAAGACTTGATGAAAACAGTAGTACGGATAACTTTATGCGGTATTTTTTCAATCTCGAAGTAGGAAGCCGTGAGTGGAATATCCAAAAAGAGTTATTCTTAAAATCTATAGATAATATTTCAAACATAGACAACTCTGCGCGTAGAACTCAAGATAGAAATGTTAATTCGCGTACAAACAGTTCGTATGATGAGTTTGAAAATGAGCCAGATACGGATTTTATCTTAGCTAAAAATAGAAAATGGGCACAAGATATAAAATCTAAATTTGAAAATATGCAAAATTTAGAGATCTACCCAGTGGCAAAAGATATACTAAAAACCGATGATATGGACTCTTATAAGGTTTTTGATAAATCTCTTAATAGAAAAATAGGAACCGTGCATTTAGCAAATACAGAGCAGATAAATAGCGCATTAAAAGTAGCAAATGAGTCAAATTACAGCGATTTAAGCCACGATGAAATTTATAAAATACTATCAAAAGCGGCTGAGATTTTTAGACAAAAAAGAGGAGATCTTATAGGAATAGCAGCTCTAGAAGTAGGCAAAACATTTTTGGAGCTAGATCCAGAAGTAAGTGAAGCTATAGACTTTTTAGAGTTTTATCCACACTCTTTAAAAAAGCTAAAAAACGAATATCAAAATATTAAATTTACACCAAAAGGTGTAGGTGTAGTTATAGCTCCGTGGAATTTCCCTATAGGCATAACAACTGGAACTATCGCAGCTCCTCTTGCGGCTGGTAATAGAGTTATTTACAAACCATCAAGTCTCTCAGCCATAACTGGATATAAAATATGCGAATACTTTTGGGAAGCCGGAGTTCCTAAAGATGCGCTTATATTTCTACCTGCGCAAGGAGCATTGATATCAGAGCATTTACTAACGCAAGATAGTGTAAAATTTACCATATTAACAGGTTCAGAAGATACGGCAAAAACTATACTAGAAGCAAATCCTTGCTTAATGCTAAGTGCAGAAACCGGCGGGAAAAATGCTACCATAGTAAGCAAAATGGCAGATAAAGATCAAGCGATAAAAAACGTGATCCATTCAGCTTTTTCAAATTCAGGTCAAAAATGCTCTGCAACTTCACTTTTGATACTAGAAGAAGAGGTCTATAACGATAATAATTTTAAAAAATCCTTAGTAGAAGCAGCTTCATCTTTACAAATAGGAAGTCCTTTTGAGCTTAAAAACAGACTTGCAGCGTTAGCTAGCAAACCAAGCACAAAACTGATAAAAGCGATAAATGAGCTAAAATCTTATGAGCAATGGGCATTAAAACCGCAATTTATAAATGATAATCCGCATTTCATGACTCCTGCTATAAAATACGGAACAAAAGAGGGAGATTTTACGCATATGACTGAGCTTTTTGCACCGATTTTAACAGTTATGTGCGCAAAAGATCTAAACCACGCCCTACATTTAGCAAATAGCACAGGATATGGGCTTACAGCAGGATTTGAGAGTTTAGATGAAAGAGAGTGGGAGGTATTTCATCAAAATATAGAAGCCGGAAATATCTATATAAATAAGCCGACAACCGGAGCTATCGTACTTCGTCAGCCTTTTGGAGGAGTTAAAAAGTCCGCCATAGGATTTGGTAGAAAAGTCGGAATATACAATTATATCACGCAATTCACCGATATCACAGAAGATGGATACGATATAAATTTAAAACCGTGCGATATATCAGATAAGCTAGAAAAACTAGATATACAAAACTATGAATCAAACGTTTTGAAAAGCTTAAAAGAGTTATCTTTTATAGCTAAAAGCTATGCTTATCATAATGAAAATGAGTTTAAAACCAAAAAAGACTATGTAAATATAATCGGCGAAGATAATATATTTTCATATACAAAAGTAAAAAATACAGGATACAGAATCAGCAAAGATGATAGTTTAAGAGATATTTTTGCGATCATTATAGCTCACGAAATTTTAGAAATACCTTTATACATAAGCTTTGAAGAAAATATCAATATGCAAATCGTGTTAAAAATAGCAGACGCTTTGGGAATTGTTTTAAATTTAAAACAAGAAGATCTTGTAGATTTTTCTAAGAAAATACCTGAATTTGATAGAATAAGATATCTTAGCAAAGCATCTAAAAATGATATTATCTACCAAAAAGCCGCTAAAAATGCAAAAATAGTAGCAAATGCAAAACCTCTATCAAACGGTAGATTTGAACTGCTTTACTACCACAATGAAAAATCTTTGAGTATCTCGTACCACAGATATGGAAATTTAGGTGCAAGAGCTTTAAAAAACATAAAAGGATAA
- the putP gene encoding sodium/proline symporter (Pfam match to PF00474.13 SSF) — translation MESVNFSIEIAVTFVAYSALMLLIGFYFFKQNKSTEDYFLGGRSMGPAVSALSSGASDMSGWLLMGLPGALYVSGFSQSYIAIGLTVGAFLNWKFVAKRLRIYTSVVANSITIPDYFETRFDDKSHILRILCAIVILIFFTFYVSAGLVGGAKLFETTFGFAYENALTTGTLIIVIYTFLGGYKAVCWTDLVQGLLMMSALIIVPIAMIYHIGGFGEAMSIIENIKPEALLMNEGIGALGLISTLAWGLGYFGQPHILVRFMSIRSVKDIPTATFIGISWMVISLIGACLIGVVGIAYVHKFDLSLGDPEKIFIVMSQLLFNPWISGILLSAILAAIMSTASSQLLVSSSTIAEDFYRRIFNKTASSKTVMNLGRVGVLIVALVAFIISTDKNSSILSIVAYAWAGFGASFGSVMLFSLFWKNMTRLGAIAGMIVGAITVVVYKNFLSVYLDVYEIVPGFIFASLAIIIVSLCTKVRPGTKAAYEIMIKEL, via the coding sequence ATGGAATCAGTAAATTTTAGTATAGAAATAGCAGTAACATTTGTAGCATACTCGGCTTTGATGTTGCTTATAGGATTTTATTTTTTCAAACAAAATAAAAGCACAGAAGACTACTTTTTAGGCGGAAGAAGTATGGGTCCAGCAGTATCGGCTCTATCTTCAGGAGCTTCTGATATGAGCGGATGGCTGCTTATGGGGCTTCCTGGAGCTTTGTATGTAAGTGGATTTTCACAAAGTTATATAGCCATAGGTCTTACTGTCGGCGCGTTTTTAAATTGGAAATTTGTAGCAAAAAGGCTTAGAATTTATACTAGCGTTGTAGCAAATTCTATCACCATACCTGATTATTTTGAAACGAGATTCGATGATAAATCTCATATTTTAAGGATACTTTGCGCTATCGTAATTTTGATATTTTTTACATTTTACGTATCAGCAGGATTAGTTGGAGGAGCTAAGCTTTTTGAAACGACGTTTGGTTTTGCATACGAAAATGCTTTGACAACAGGTACTTTAATCATAGTTATATATACATTTTTAGGCGGATATAAAGCTGTTTGTTGGACAGATCTCGTACAAGGCTTGCTTATGATGTCGGCTCTAATCATAGTTCCCATAGCTATGATCTATCATATAGGCGGTTTTGGTGAAGCTATGAGTATAATAGAAAATATAAAACCAGAGGCACTTTTGATGAATGAAGGTATAGGTGCGCTTGGGCTGATATCAACTCTTGCTTGGGGGCTTGGGTATTTTGGACAGCCTCATATATTAGTACGTTTTATGTCTATAAGATCTGTTAAAGATATACCTACTGCTACTTTTATAGGTATATCTTGGATGGTGATTTCTCTAATCGGGGCTTGCCTTATAGGAGTTGTAGGAATCGCTTACGTGCATAAATTTGATCTTAGTTTGGGTGATCCTGAAAAAATATTTATTGTTATGAGTCAGCTACTTTTCAATCCTTGGATAAGCGGCATACTTCTTTCGGCTATTTTAGCAGCTATTATGAGTACGGCTAGTTCTCAGCTTTTAGTATCTAGCTCTACTATAGCTGAGGATTTTTATAGAAGAATATTTAACAAAACAGCATCTTCAAAAACAGTTATGAACTTAGGAAGAGTAGGAGTTCTGATAGTTGCTCTAGTGGCTTTTATCATATCAACTGATAAAAACTCAAGTATATTATCTATAGTAGCTTATGCTTGGGCGGGATTTGGTGCTAGTTTTGGAAGCGTTATGCTATTCTCATTGTTTTGGAAAAATATGACTAGACTAGGAGCTATCGCAGGTATGATAGTAGGAGCTATAACAGTAGTAGTTTATAAAAACTTTTTATCTGTATATTTAGATGTTTATGAGATAGTTCCTGGATTTATATTTGCATCTTTGGCGATAATTATAGTAAGTTTATGCACAAAAGTGAGACCAGGAACAAAAGCGGCTTATGAAATTATGATTAAAGAGTTATAA
- the nrfH gene encoding formate-dependent nitrite reductase NrfAH, membrane-bound tetraheme cytochrome c subunit (Pfam match to PF03264.10 Cytochrom_NNT), with protein MRQCKTFTNLVGVLLVLLFVLFGVGFYTFYNAKGTSYFSDDSKSCNNCHIMNDVYNDYLNAPHSKKVAGKPRASCVDCHLPHNFIDKWIAKGKSGLSHAYSFTFKLDELPTNLSATSSSKVMVQNNCIECHGEIASNVINSTTNPHNDRSLSCVSCHTSVGHKRGF; from the coding sequence TTGAGACAATGCAAAACATTTACAAACCTCGTCGGCGTGTTACTTGTATTGCTTTTTGTCCTATTTGGCGTGGGTTTTTATACGTTTTATAACGCCAAAGGTACTTCATACTTTAGCGATGATAGTAAGTCCTGTAATAACTGTCATATAATGAATGACGTATATAACGACTATCTAAATGCGCCGCACTCTAAAAAAGTCGCAGGTAAGCCAAGAGCGAGCTGTGTCGACTGCCATTTGCCGCATAATTTCATAGATAAATGGATCGCAAAAGGTAAAAGCGGTTTAAGCCATGCTTACTCATTTACATTTAAACTAGACGAGTTACCGACAAATTTAAGTGCAACTAGCAGTAGCAAAGTTATGGTACAAAACAACTGTATCGAGTGCCACGGAGAAATAGCATCTAACGTGATCAATTCAACAACAAATCCACACAATGACAGATCTCTAAGCTGTGTATCATGTCATACTAGTGTTGGACATAAAAGAGGATTTTAA
- the nrfA gene encoding formate-dependent nitrite reductase NrfAH, periplasmic pentaheme cytochrome c subunit (Pfam match to PF02335.11 Cytochrom_C552), whose product MNKKGFIYFAIIVVIVAIVAVFMLNKDISKKQNEGTGGIISKEFVELNDDNPTFDHWGKNFPDYLDMYLTVETEKPVSTEFGGNLAYSKLIRYPQLTVLWAGYPFSIDANEERGHFWVQVDQMDTARNNKDFLNAHGFAAFGGQPAACMNCHSGWSPWLYKNAAKGDWIAFNSTKYWTMIKNVPAVNDIKEDSVEHSGPHGGKRMGLTCADCHNPKDMSLRLTRQAAINSLVMRGYEADKEQGVKATREEMRTLVCAQCHVEYYFKPTGQKVKVMGESIAKDTTKTWWDGKQKTYDEFDSWRDGNKPTQIEVDGIELIFPWSYWKKGTPFRIEMFDDHYEAVRGVFDKDWPHKITKAPMLKIQHPEYELYSSSVHAANGVSCADCHMPYIRKGSKKMTNHNVTSPLANINAACKTCHTQSEDYLKSQIKDIQNSVAFDLRTAEYSIVSLITDIKNVRDALSAMPTFQKDGKADDGKISAELKDVLELQRKSQMRADFVGAENSTGFHSPREASRMLLQAVDMARQAQAKLVEIASKNGIANFKTSNLGFEDMQKLNPGEIRYKVDLNGHKAGDRYYEHDYINGNPPAELLEYDKNLKPYNYNIVDKK is encoded by the coding sequence ATGAATAAAAAAGGTTTTATCTATTTTGCGATTATTGTTGTTATCGTAGCGATAGTAGCAGTATTTATGCTAAATAAAGATATCAGTAAAAAACAAAATGAAGGTACAGGAGGCATCATCTCAAAAGAATTCGTTGAACTTAACGATGATAATCCTACTTTTGATCACTGGGGTAAAAACTTCCCAGATTATCTTGATATGTACTTGACTGTAGAAACAGAGAAACCTGTTAGTACAGAGTTTGGAGGCAATCTAGCCTACTCTAAACTTATACGCTATCCGCAACTTACTGTATTATGGGCGGGATATCCATTTTCTATAGATGCAAATGAAGAAAGAGGTCACTTCTGGGTTCAAGTCGATCAAATGGACACAGCAAGAAACAATAAAGACTTTTTAAACGCACACGGATTTGCAGCCTTTGGCGGACAACCTGCTGCATGTATGAACTGCCATAGCGGCTGGTCTCCTTGGCTATACAAAAATGCTGCGAAAGGCGACTGGATAGCATTTAACTCAACAAAATACTGGACGATGATAAAAAATGTTCCAGCAGTAAATGATATAAAAGAAGACTCAGTAGAACATAGTGGTCCTCACGGCGGTAAAAGAATGGGCTTAACATGTGCTGATTGTCACAATCCAAAAGATATGAGCCTAAGACTTACTAGACAAGCAGCTATAAACTCATTAGTTATGAGAGGCTATGAAGCAGACAAAGAACAAGGCGTAAAAGCTACTAGAGAAGAGATGAGAACTTTAGTTTGCGCACAATGCCACGTTGAGTACTACTTCAAACCGACTGGACAAAAAGTTAAAGTAATGGGTGAGAGCATAGCAAAAGACACTACTAAAACATGGTGGGATGGAAAACAAAAAACTTATGATGAGTTTGATTCTTGGAGAGACGGAAATAAACCAACTCAGATTGAAGTTGATGGTATAGAACTTATATTCCCATGGTCATACTGGAAAAAAGGAACTCCATTTAGAATAGAGATGTTTGATGATCACTATGAAGCAGTACGTGGTGTATTTGACAAAGACTGGCCTCATAAAATAACTAAAGCTCCTATGCTAAAAATACAACATCCAGAGTACGAGCTATATAGTAGTAGTGTTCATGCCGCAAACGGCGTAAGCTGCGCTGATTGTCATATGCCTTATATTAGAAAAGGTTCTAAAAAGATGACAAATCACAATGTTACATCTCCGCTTGCAAATATAAATGCAGCTTGCAAAACTTGCCATACTCAAAGCGAAGACTATCTAAAATCACAGATAAAAGATATCCAAAACTCTGTAGCATTTGATCTTAGAACAGCTGAGTACAGCATCGTAAGTCTTATAACAGATATTAAAAACGTAAGAGATGCTTTAAGCGCTATGCCTACATTCCAAAAAGACGGTAAGGCTGATGATGGTAAGATATCTGCTGAACTAAAAGACGTGTTAGAGCTTCAAAGAAAATCTCAAATGAGAGCGGATTTTGTCGGAGCTGAGAACTCTACAGGATTCCACAGTCCAAGAGAGGCTTCAAGAATGCTTCTTCAAGCTGTAGATATGGCTAGACAAGCTCAAGCTAAACTTGTAGAAATAGCTTCTAAAAACGGTATAGCTAACTTCAAAACATCTAATCTAGGTTTTGAAGATATGCAAAAACTAAATCCGGGTGAGATACGTTACAAAGTAGATCTAAACGGACATAAAGCAGGCGATAGATATTATGAGCATGATTACATCAATGGTAATCCACCTGCTGAGCTTTTAGAGTATGATAAGAATTTAAAACCTTACAACTACAATATTGTAGATAAAAAATAA
- a CDS encoding selT/selW/selH selenoprotein family protein (Pfam match to PF10262.5 Rdx) has protein sequence MQIKISYCNVCPKITAESLNLEAELKKNFPSAKISREAGEKGSFVVNADGKVVYDYNSFERPRFPEKGEIVTTIKKDFNL, from the coding sequence ATGCAAATCAAAATCTCTTACTGCAATGTTTGCCCTAAGATAACAGCAGAATCTTTAAATTTAGAAGCTGAGTTGAAGAAAAATTTTCCAAGTGCAAAAATTTCTAGAGAAGCTGGCGAAAAAGGAAGTTTTGTGGTAAATGCTGATGGAAAAGTGGTTTATGACTATAATAGTTTTGAAAGACCAAGATTTCCAGAAAAAGGTGAAATCGTTACTACAATCAAAAAAGACTTCAACCTTTAG
- a CDS encoding selT/selW/selH selenoprotein (Pfam match to PF10262.5 Rdx) encodes MQVKIFYCNSUNFRPKASRLEDELINNFPGVEVSKEIGNKGDFIVEVDGKVVYNNHNFPRPRFPDAGEVTEIIKKEFNI; translated from the coding sequence ATGCAAGTAAAAATATTTTATTGCAACTCTTGAAATTTCCGCCCAAAAGCTTCTAGGTTAGAAGATGAACTAATAAACAATTTTCCTGGTGTGGAAGTTTCTAAAGAGATAGGCAACAAAGGTGATTTTATAGTTGAAGTTGATGGAAAAGTGGTTTATAACAATCATAATTTTCCAAGACCAAGATTTCCAGACGCCGGAGAGGTAACTGAAATTATAAAAAAAGAGTTCAATATATGA
- the efp gene encoding translation elongation factor EF-P (Pfam matches to PF08207.8 EFP_N, and to PF01132.16 EFP, and to PF09285.7 Elong-fact-P_C): MASYSMGDLKKGLKIELDGVPYKIVEYQHVKPGKGAAFVRVKLKSFVNGKVLEKTFHAGDKCESPNLVEKEMQYLYDDGEFCQFMDVESYEQVAISDEDIGEAKKWMIDGMMVQILFHNNKAIGVEVPQVVELKIVETQPNFKGDTQGSNKKPATLESGAVVQIPFHVLEGEVIRVDTVRGEYIERANK; the protein is encoded by the coding sequence ATGGCTTCATATTCAATGGGTGATTTAAAAAAGGGTTTAAAGATAGAGTTAGACGGCGTTCCATATAAAATAGTTGAATATCAACATGTAAAGCCAGGAAAAGGCGCCGCATTTGTTAGAGTAAAACTAAAATCTTTTGTAAATGGTAAAGTTTTAGAAAAAACTTTTCATGCAGGAGATAAATGCGAATCTCCAAATTTAGTAGAAAAAGAGATGCAGTATCTTTATGATGATGGAGAATTTTGTCAATTTATGGACGTAGAGAGTTATGAGCAAGTCGCTATTTCTGATGAGGATATCGGCGAGGCGAAAAAATGGATGATAGATGGAATGATGGTTCAAATTTTATTTCATAATAATAAAGCTATCGGTGTCGAAGTTCCTCAAGTAGTTGAGTTAAAAATAGTCGAAACTCAGCCAAATTTCAAAGGCGATACGCAAGGAAGCAATAAAAAACCAGCTACATTAGAGAGCGGCGCTGTTGTTCAGATACCGTTTCACGTATTAGAAGGCGAAGTGATACGCGTTGATACTGTAAGAGGCGAGTATATAGAAAGAGCAAATAAATAG
- the serA gene encoding alpha-ketoglutarate reductase / D-3-phosphoglycerate dehydrogenase (bifunctional~Pfam matches to PF02826.15 2-Hacid_dh_C, and to PF00389.26 2-Hacid_dh, and to PF01842.21 ACT), producing the protein MKTIIVCDAIHPVGFELLNAQSDLRVIDAVDLPKDKLLDILPQADVAITRSSTDCGDKFIAACKNLKALVRAGVGVDNVDIDGCSKKGIIVMNVPTANTIAAVEMTMCHLLNSARNYINSVNDLQQNRTWKREKWYGNELYGKTLGVIGFGNIGSRVAFRSLSFGMKVMAYDPYIDPSKATDMGVTYTTNFDDILRCDFITIHTPKNKETVDMIGDDEIAKMKNGVRLINCARGGLYNEDALLKGLQSQKISYAGIDVFVKEPAVNHPLLDLENVSATPHLGANTYESQKNIAIAAAEQAISAAKGICYPNALNLPIKTEDLPPFVAPYVELISKMSYFGAQLNKKPIKAIRIEAEGSIAEYANSMLTFAIVGCLKETLGDTINYVNAKFKAEEKGVEVSSTTLPESGYKNKLTVKIITDKDATTISGTVFGETEQRIVNVNGFKTDFKPKGRMIVFKNTDVPGVISSISSILAEEKINIADFRLGRDDNGFALAVILVDDDIKKDILAKLNALETCVWAEYAVL; encoded by the coding sequence ATGAAAACAATTATAGTTTGCGATGCGATACATCCGGTTGGTTTTGAGTTATTAAATGCGCAGAGCGATCTGCGTGTAATTGATGCAGTAGATCTGCCTAAAGATAAACTTTTAGATATTTTACCTCAGGCCGATGTGGCGATTACTAGAAGTTCTACTGATTGCGGTGATAAATTTATCGCGGCTTGCAAGAATTTAAAAGCGCTTGTTAGAGCTGGAGTGGGCGTTGATAATGTAGATATAGATGGCTGTTCTAAAAAAGGGATTATCGTGATGAACGTCCCTACGGCAAATACTATAGCTGCAGTTGAAATGACTATGTGTCACTTATTAAATAGTGCAAGAAATTATATAAACTCAGTAAATGACCTACAGCAAAACAGAACTTGGAAGCGAGAAAAATGGTATGGAAATGAGCTTTACGGAAAAACTCTTGGCGTTATAGGATTTGGAAATATAGGCTCAAGAGTGGCTTTTAGAAGCCTTTCTTTTGGTATGAAAGTTATGGCTTATGACCCATATATAGATCCTAGCAAAGCTACTGATATGGGCGTAACTTATACTACAAATTTCGATGATATTTTAAGATGTGATTTTATTACTATCCATACTCCAAAAAATAAAGAAACAGTAGATATGATAGGTGATGATGAGATCGCTAAAATGAAAAACGGAGTTCGTCTTATAAACTGTGCTAGAGGAGGGCTATATAATGAGGACGCTCTTTTAAAAGGTTTGCAAAGCCAAAAGATATCTTACGCGGGAATTGATGTATTTGTTAAAGAACCAGCTGTAAATCATCCTTTGCTAGATCTTGAAAATGTAAGCGCTACTCCTCACCTTGGTGCAAATACGTATGAATCTCAAAAAAATATAGCGATTGCGGCGGCTGAGCAAGCTATAAGCGCAGCTAAAGGAATTTGCTACCCAAATGCTCTAAATTTGCCTATAAAAACAGAAGATTTACCTCCTTTTGTTGCTCCTTACGTAGAACTTATATCTAAAATGTCATACTTTGGCGCCCAGCTAAATAAAAAACCTATCAAAGCTATTAGGATAGAGGCTGAGGGATCTATCGCAGAGTATGCAAATTCTATGCTTACTTTTGCTATAGTCGGTTGTCTTAAAGAGACTTTGGGTGATACCATAAATTACGTAAATGCTAAATTTAAAGCTGAAGAAAAAGGTGTCGAAGTATCTTCAACTACTTTACCAGAAAGCGGATACAAAAATAAATTAACAGTTAAAATCATAACAGATAAAGACGCTACTACCATAAGTGGAACCGTTTTTGGTGAGACTGAACAAAGGATAGTAAATGTTAATGGATTTAAAACTGACTTTAAGCCAAAAGGTAGAATGATAGTATTTAAAAATACAGATGTACCAGGAGTTATCAGTTCTATCAGTTCTATATTGGCTGAAGAGAAGATAAATATAGCAGACTTTAGACTTGGTCGTGATGATAACGGTTTTGCTTTAGCTGTTATTTTGGTTGATGATGATATTAAAAAAGATATTTTAGCAAAACTAAACGCACTAGAAACTTGTGTTTGGGCTGAATACGCAGTATTATAA